A region of Actinomycetota bacterium DNA encodes the following proteins:
- a CDS encoding response regulator — protein sequence MSQRQRHLLIADDEPDIRFLLKRMLDPIGYQVTEASNGEEVLDHARRSRPDLILLDLKMPVMDGFECLEKLKGDPALRAVPVVVVTAWGELLEGEPAMAWAEACVAKPFTADVLLRIVDEVLARPRPG from the coding sequence GTGAGCCAGAGACAGCGTCACCTTCTCATCGCCGACGACGAACCGGATATCCGCTTCCTGCTCAAGCGCATGCTGGACCCGATCGGGTACCAGGTGACGGAGGCGTCGAACGGGGAGGAGGTCCTGGACCACGCCCGTCGCTCACGGCCCGACCTCATCCTGCTCGATCTCAAGATGCCCGTCATGGACGGCTTCGAATGCTTGGAGAAGCTGAAGGGCGACCCCGCGCTGCGCGCCGTGCCCGTCGTAGTGGTGACGGCGTGGGGGGAGCTGCTCGAGGGCGAGCCGGCCATGGCCTGGGCCGAGGCGTGCGTGGCCAAGCCGTTCACGGCCGACGTCCTCCTGCGCATCGTCGACGAGGTGCTGGCCCGCCCGAGGCCCGGCTAG
- a CDS encoding isovaleryl-CoA dehydrogenase, whose translation MSLRERRHTTHEVTNQPPPLPSHDAFANDLALAEAVAREGAGWAAPELSDLGRFVTSDETLENGRLANVHPPVLRTHDRYGNRVDAVEFHPAYHWFMEASVRAGIHAGPWADQRPGAHVARGVKLYLMSMAEAGHICPVSMTYAAVPALRRQSDLAAVWEPRFASPVYDRRQLPAPDKEGALCGMAMTEKQGGSDVRANTTVAEPMGGGEFAITGHKWFCSAPMCDAFLVLAQAPAGLSCFLLPRFTPDGEPNAFRLQRLKDKLGNRSNASSEVEFEGAWAHLVGEEGRGVRTIIEMVNHTRLDCVLGSASGMRLGTVHAIWHASHRSAFGAPLVEQPLMREVLADLALESEAATVTAMRLARAYDSQEPQEVAFRRLATAVAKYWICKRAPVHAAEALECLGGNGYVEESGMPRLFRESPLNSIWEGSGNVICLDVLRAMAREPGSVEAFFEEVSGVDPRVDAAVTSLRDELADLDAIESRARRLVERMALILQASLLVRNSPAVVSDAFCASRLGTDWGRAFGTLPRGCDVAAITARAGVA comes from the coding sequence ATGTCGCTGAGGGAGCGCCGCCACACCACCCACGAGGTGACGAACCAGCCTCCCCCCCTGCCATCCCATGACGCGTTCGCGAACGACCTGGCGCTCGCCGAGGCGGTCGCGCGCGAGGGAGCCGGGTGGGCGGCCCCGGAGCTGAGCGACCTCGGGCGGTTCGTAACGAGCGATGAGACCCTCGAGAACGGCAGGCTGGCCAACGTCCACCCTCCAGTCCTGCGCACCCACGACCGCTACGGCAACCGGGTCGACGCCGTCGAGTTCCATCCCGCCTACCACTGGTTCATGGAGGCGTCCGTCCGGGCAGGTATCCACGCTGGTCCGTGGGCCGATCAGCGCCCCGGCGCCCACGTGGCGCGGGGAGTCAAGCTCTACCTGATGTCCATGGCCGAGGCCGGGCACATCTGTCCGGTCTCGATGACGTACGCGGCCGTCCCCGCCCTCCGGCGCCAGTCCGACCTCGCCGCGGTCTGGGAGCCGCGTTTCGCCTCCCCCGTCTACGACCGCCGTCAGCTCCCGGCTCCCGACAAGGAGGGAGCCCTCTGCGGGATGGCGATGACCGAGAAGCAGGGCGGCTCCGATGTGCGGGCCAACACGACCGTCGCCGAGCCCATGGGTGGCGGCGAGTTCGCGATCACCGGCCACAAGTGGTTCTGCTCGGCTCCCATGTGCGACGCCTTCCTGGTGCTCGCCCAGGCGCCGGCCGGGTTGTCCTGCTTCCTGCTCCCGCGGTTCACCCCGGACGGGGAGCCGAACGCCTTCCGTCTCCAGCGCCTGAAGGACAAGCTCGGGAACCGGTCGAACGCGTCGAGCGAGGTGGAGTTCGAAGGCGCCTGGGCGCACCTCGTCGGCGAAGAGGGACGCGGCGTCCGCACCATCATCGAGATGGTGAACCACACCCGGTTGGACTGCGTGCTCGGCTCCGCCTCGGGCATGCGGCTCGGGACGGTCCACGCCATCTGGCACGCCTCCCACCGGTCGGCGTTCGGGGCCCCCCTCGTCGAGCAGCCGCTCATGCGGGAGGTCCTGGCCGACCTCGCGCTCGAATCGGAGGCCGCGACCGTCACCGCGATGCGGCTGGCCAGGGCCTACGACTCGCAGGAGCCGCAGGAGGTGGCGTTCAGGCGCCTCGCCACGGCGGTCGCCAAGTACTGGATCTGCAAGCGGGCACCGGTCCACGCCGCGGAGGCGCTCGAGTGTCTCGGTGGGAACGGATACGTGGAGGAGTCCGGGATGCCGCGCCTGTTCCGCGAGAGCCCCCTGAACTCGATCTGGGAGGGGTCCGGGAACGTGATCTGCCTGGACGTCCTGCGGGCGATGGCTCGGGAGCCGGGCTCGGTGGAAGCCTTCTTCGAGGAGGTATCGGGGGTGGACCCCCGCGTTGACGCGGCGGTCACGTCGCTGCGCGACGAGCTCGCCGACCTCGACGCGATCGAGAGCCGGGCCCGCCGGCTCGTCGAGAGGATGGCGCTGATCCTGCAGGCCTCGCTGCTGGTGCGCAACTCTCCTGCCGTCGTATCCGACGCGTTCTGCGCATCGCGTCTGGGGACCGACTGGGGGCGGGCGTTCGGGACGCTCCCCCGGGGCTGCGACGTCGCGGCGATCACCGCGCGGGCAGGGGTGGCGTGA
- a CDS encoding SDR family oxidoreductase, producing the protein MTGSRTVLVTGANSGIGLATALELARLGFRTVGSVRSESKAETLTTAAQERGLVVETILLDVTDAARCAEVIEEVRPWGLVNNAGFEVTGAVEDVGDETARHALETMVVAPMRLARLAIPHMRETGGGSIVNVSSIYGRFTTPLTGWYQASKHALEAVSDALRMEVSSDGIRVSIVEPGGFRTEIFDDVSGRLAGHDDSRYRDAYQRSAQTIRLWRPLLGDPARVAKVIATAMTTRMPRTRYLVGPDAQAAALAARFIPTSVKDLAARLTLGL; encoded by the coding sequence GTGACGGGGTCACGCACGGTCCTCGTCACCGGTGCCAACTCCGGGATAGGTCTCGCGACCGCGCTGGAGCTCGCGCGGCTCGGCTTCCGAACGGTCGGCAGCGTGCGATCCGAGTCGAAGGCCGAGACGCTAACGACCGCTGCGCAGGAGCGCGGACTCGTCGTCGAAACGATCCTGCTGGACGTGACCGACGCGGCCCGATGCGCGGAGGTCATCGAAGAGGTACGTCCCTGGGGGCTGGTCAACAACGCCGGGTTCGAGGTGACCGGGGCGGTCGAGGACGTGGGCGACGAGACGGCCAGGCACGCCCTCGAGACGATGGTCGTCGCGCCGATGAGGCTCGCGCGCCTGGCGATACCGCACATGAGGGAGACCGGGGGCGGCAGCATCGTCAACGTGTCCTCGATCTACGGACGCTTCACCACGCCGTTGACCGGTTGGTACCAGGCGTCGAAGCACGCCCTCGAGGCGGTCTCCGACGCCCTCCGGATGGAGGTGTCCAGCGACGGGATCCGCGTCTCGATCGTCGAGCCCGGCGGGTTCCGGACCGAGATCTTCGACGACGTGAGCGGCCGGCTGGCCGGCCACGACGACAGTCGCTACCGCGACGCCTACCAGCGCAGCGCCCAGACGATCCGGCTCTGGCGGCCGCTGCTGGGAGACCCGGCGCGCGTCGCGAAGGTCATCGCGACGGCGATGACTACGAGGATGCCCCGGACCCGCTACCTCGTCGGTCCGGACGCGCAGGCCGCGGCCCTCGCGGCCCGGTTCATCCCCACGTCCGTCAAGGACCTCGCGGCCCGCTTGACGCTCGGTCTGTAG